The Aneurinibacillus migulanus genome contains the following window.
TACAAATCGGGGTAGAAGAAGGAGCTCGGCTTCTAACAGGAGGTAATCGGGTAACAAAAGATTCCTTTGATAATGGCTATTTTATTGAACCAGCCGTATTCGCCGATGTGAAGAACACAATGCGAATTGCACAGGAGGAAATTTTTGGCCCTGTTGTTACTATTATTCCTTTTGAGAATGAAAATACATTGATAAATCAAGCAAATGACTCAATTTATGGACTTGGCGCCGGTATTTGGACACGTGATGTAAGTAAAGCTCATAGTGTTGCTAAACAATTAAAAGCAGGCATGGTTTGGATTAATTCGTATGGAGCGGTAGACCCGGCTGCTCCTTTTGGTGGCTATAAAATGAGTGGAAATGGTAGGGAAATGGGCGAGTATGCAATGGAGCTTTATACAGAAATCAAGAGTGTATGGGTGAAAATAGGATAGATAACTTTACAGGAATCAGGCAGAAGAAGCTAAATAAGCGCTCCTTACATTTATTCTGTAGATTATGGATGGCCTGATTTCCTGTTTGCATTTTAATTAAGAAAGGAGATGGTTTTTCATCTAAGTATACGAATGATATGATTAATGCTTTGTTACGTATTATCGAATAGTAGCCTTAGTAACCTTTTTTTACTATAGAGAAGAAAAGGTTATTAAGGCTGCTGTTTATATTATATATAAAGGTTCTTTTATAATAACTACATTAGTACTCATATTTATTCCCTTTTTTGGATAGTAATATATGCTTCACCTGTGGTTGATACTCTGATGATGCTAAATTCTCAGGTGCAAAGCTGTCTCTAATCTTCTATCTTTTTATTCACTCTTCTCAGTAGTTGAGTTAAGATTTTTTGCTCTTCTCTGTCTAAATCAGCAACTACGTCGGCCTCTCCCTGATTAAATTCAGGATATAATTCCTCTATTACTTTTTTTCCTTCATCAGTCAAGGTCACGAGTACCAAGCGTCTGTCTCTTAGATTCGCTTCTCTTTTACACCATTGTTTGCGTTCCAAAGTGTTTGTCATACTACTCACAGCAGCAACTGTAACCCCCATAGATTTGGCCAATTTTCTTGGTTCCATGGAACCCCAAATCCAAAGATTGTAAAGCAAAGTAAAGGCTGTCCAGGAAATATTGTATTTAGAGAGAACGTCACGTTCCATTTTTGTTCGTAATCGTTGTGCAGCCCGGTATAAGTTAGTAACAACCGCCATCGCCTCGAAGTTAAGGGAATGGTTGGTTAAGCGGTTCAAAATAGCTAATTCCTCTGGAAGTAACTTCTCCTCAAAAGAGTACATATATCCTCCTTATTTTTACACAATGTAATAGTTATCGCTGATATGACATTTTTTCCAAAGGTAGATTTGTTTCATTTTCATCCTGTATTTGTTCTGCATGGGATAAAGAGATAAACCTTACTTCTATCGTTTCTGATATAGGCAACAGATCTTTGGTTAATAAGAAAAGCTGAGCTTGATACTTGCCATTTTCATATTTTTTATATAGTGAGTTGTAAATTTTAAGTCTACTGTAAACCCATCTATTTAAAGCGTATATTTTTACCCAATACTCTCCAGCTTGGGGGAGGAGGAATGGACGTGTTAGAAAAAGTTCCCCATTACTTCCTTTAAGTTTTCCCGAAATGGTGTATTCCCTTCCCAAATAATTATTTATTTTTTCTATATCCCCATCCTGCAACGCTTTACGGATATTTGTACTTGAGATTTTTTCATGACTTGAGTTAATAGAAGAAATAATTTCGACTCGAAAACGTTCTTTCGCTAAGTTTTGAAGATCGTAGGGTCCAGCAGCTCCTCGATAGCCAAAGGAAAAATCAAAGCCCACAGTTACGCTTGTAGCACGGAGCGGAAGTAAAAATTGTTCAACAAAATCTAACGGTGAAATTTTTGAAAACACTTGGCAAAATGATACGACATAAGTAATATCTACTCCTAGATTTTCAAAAATGCGCAATTTATCCGGTAAAGGTGTGATGGAAGCTGTATAATTGTTATTTCCAAACAGCTGTCTCGGATGTGGATCAAAAGTCATCACGGCTGATTTTAAACCGGTCTTTTTAGCGTATCTAACGGCTTCTTTAATGACACCTTGATGTCCATAATGTACGCCATCGAAGTAACCAATAGCAATAGAAGAAAAGTCGGTCACAAAAGAAGGTGATAGCGGATAAGAAAGATGTATAACTTTCATTTTTTCACCTGCTTTATATCAAATTTTTTAGAATGAATAAATTTTGTGTTGTAAAGAAATTCAATTTCGTTCGTTATCTAACGATATTGTATCATATTTAATGATTCGGATAAATTAAAAATTTCCCAAAAACGCAAGTGATAAAAATATATACAGAAAATTTATAATGTGTTGACAAATAAAAAAGATTATATTATTCTTTCGATATAAAACGTTAAGTATTTAATGATTCTGTAAATTCCGGAAGGTTGATTGGAGGGTTTTATTATGGCAATAAGAACAGGGAAACAATTTCTTGAAGATTTGAAAAAAGACGGGCGCGAAATTTGGCTCGATGGTGAATTAGTGAAAGATGTAACGACTCATCCTGCTTTTAAGGGTGCTGCTGAACAAGTAGCAAAACTTTTCGACTTACAGCATGAATTTCCAGAGATTATGACAACAACCTCATCAGAAACAGGTGAACGCTTCGGAATTACTCATTTAATTCCAAGAAGTAAGGAAGATATTAAACGAATTCGCAAAGCGATGAAAATTTGGGCAGAGGCTTCTGTTGGTTTAATGGGAAGAAGTCCGGATTATATGAATGTCACTTTTGCTTGTTTTGCTGGACATGCAGATGTATGGGCGCGGCGTGGAAATGAACAAGGGGCGCAGAATTTGATTAACTATCAAAAGTATGTTCGGGATAACGATTTAATTATGACGCACTCGATTATTAACCCACAGGTTGATCGCTCCGTATCCGAAGCTGAGCAGGGCGGAGGAGAAATATCTCTGCACAAGGTCGGGGAAACAGAAGACTCAATTATTGTACGTGGCGCACGTATGCTAGCAACATTAACTCCATTTGCAGATGAATTAACAGTATATCCAGGCAGTGATATTCGACTCCAAGATAAGAAGTATGCAATTTGTTTCGCAGTCCCTATGAACACACCAGGATTGAAGTTTATTTGCCGTGATTCATACAGCAAGGATAGAAATAACTTTGATTATCCGCTGTCTTCCCGTTTTGATGAGATGGATGCGGTAGTTATTTTCGATGATGTACATGTACCAAAGGATCGCGTATTCATGGATGGAGATACCATTGGCTATTCAGAAGTAATTGGAGAGGGGTACTGGAGAAACTACATTATCCTTCAAGCAATGAATCGAGCCCTAACGAAACTTGAATTTGCTTTTGGCTTAGGTCATATGATCGCGGATACCACAGGAGTTAATACATTTGATCATGTTCAGGAGAAGCTAGGAGAAATATGGAATATGATGGAGATGACGCGTGCGGGTGTCATTGCAGCTGAAGAGGGGGCTTTCGAAGTTGGAGGCAAAGGAGTTTGGGCTCCAAATGATCAACCATTACTTGCACTTCGAGGCTTAATGCCGAAATGGATCCCACGGGCAACAGAGTTGCTTAAAATCATCGGTGGTGGTGGCTTTATGCTTACACCAACTTCAAAAGATCTAGATGGTCCACTGTCTGCTGAAATCGCTAAATATTACCAGGCGCGTAATGCTGATGCAGAAAAACGTATTCGTTTATTCAGACTTGGCTGGGATTTTATCGGTTCAGATCTTGCTGGTCGTGGAGATTTGTATGAGCGTTTCTATCTAAGTGACTCGTTTCGCATGACGGCATTAAATTATAAAGTAGCAGATAAAACGCACCCTGAGATGCTTGTAAAGCAGTTTTTACAAGAACCTGTAAAGCAACTGCAACCTACAAAGTAAGAATTGAGTAAAATAGTTAATTTTGGCCGTTAGCTAGAGATGGTTTCTTCCTATGCAGAGTAAAGCAAGGGAGAGACTTCTCTAGTCTTTCGTTTTTACTATGTAAATTACACTTGATATTTTGACAGGGTAGCGTGGTTGAAAGGAGGCGATTCAGAAAAAGAAGAGATTGGATGCGCCGTGCGATCCAGCAGAAGAAAGGCAAACGTGTCTTTTTCCAGCCTCTGATTTTCACCTTCTTTTTTTACCTCTCACCATAAAAATTTATCGATGTATCAAATCAGATGTATATAGATGGATAATTTCGGAGAAAGAGGGCGAGCTTCTCTATGAAGGTAGAAACAACGAGCAATTCGGCTATAAGTATTGAAAATACTATCAACTCTAGCGGACCAAGGCAAACAGAAGGATTGAGAAGAGTATTAAAAACGCGGGATTTAGTTATATTCGGAATGGTTTTCATGGCACCCGTATCAGCTCAGACTCTCTATGGTTCTCTCGCACAAGTATCGAATGGACATGCTGTTTTATCATATGTTATTGGCTTGATAGCAATGATATTTACAGCTTATTCTTACGGTAGGATGACAGAGGCTTTTCCAATCGCAGGCTCTACCTACACCTATACATCACGAGCCATCCATCCATATTTAGGATTCATTGCAGGCTGGTCTATGTTGTTGGATTATGTGCTGATTCCTATGCTTCTATATAAATTAAGTGCAGTATATGCCATTGAATTATTCCCTTCTGTTCCTCTTTGGTTTATGCTTCTTGTATTTGTAGTTCCGGTAACGATATTTAACTGCATAGGTACGGAGGTCGCTTCAAAAGTCAATATACTTATGACAGGAATTATGATAGTAAGTATTTTACTATTCGTTGGATTTGCCATCAAAGCATTACTTCATGGGATAGGAGTAGGCAGTATATTTTCTATACAAGGGATTTATAATGCGCAAACGTTTACATGGAACTCACTGATAGGAGGAGCCTCTATCGCTGTTCTATCTTTTCTTGGTTTTGATGCTGTAACGACTATGGCTGAGGATTCTAATGTCACAGGGAAAATCGTCGGGAAGGCAGCTGTATTGTCCTGTGTTATCAGTGCGGTGTTGTATATAATTCAAGTCTATTTTGCTACTATAGTTTTTCCAGATTTTCAATCCTTCAAATCAGCAGATACAGCGTTTTTTGAGATTACTACGGTTGTAGGGGGAAGTGGACTCGCCATTGTGCTAGCTTTAATTATTTCGCTTTCCGGAATTTCAACAGCTCTGGCAGGACAAGCTGCGGCATCAAGGTTATTATATGGAATGGGGCGTGAACAAGTATTGCCGAAGTTGTTTGCTCATATCCATCCTAAATACAAAACACCTGCTTATAGTATCTTATTTATGGCCGTTATAGGATACATAGGTGCTGTTGCCATTGATTTAAGTGTGATGTTTCTTATTATTGTTTTCGGTGCATTGATTGGCTTTCTCTGTGTAAATTTGTCAGTATTTATAGAGTATTTCGTCAAAAGAAAAAAGCGTAATTTCTCTGGGTTCATTTTCTATGTCTTGTGTCCTTTATTTGGTTTGTTTGTATGCGCTTACATTTTGTGGGGAATGGACAGAATCGGACATATAGTAGGATTCTCATGGTTATTAGTTGGGTTTATTTATCTAAGTATTACAAGCAAGGGATTTTCAAAGAAGGTTAATGTTTTTAAAGATGATTCCTTTTAGTTATTGTGATATCCGCTCTCTACTAAGGCGGAGAGCTTCCCTGTGGAAGTTCGGTGGCGACTTGCTTCAGTAGAGGCGGTGTATTCTATCATAGGTTCATGCCATAGTTAATAAGGATGGTTTACATGAAAGAGCCGTACCCCTTTCTTAAGGGTATGGCTCTTTTGTATACAATATGATAATCGCCAGCGCTCATACAGTCGAAGAAAGCGTAGGGATGAAATTATAGTTTTATAAACTATGAAATGATATACTTATTTATACATATAAAATTTTACATAATTACATTTAGTATTAAAATATATAGAAAACGCAGTGGAGGATAAATATGCTGGAAGATAACTTTCTTTCTGAAGAGAAAGATATAATACGTCGTTTACATGGAAAACCTTATGATTTCGAAGCGATGACCATTGTTTCGAATCTGTACCGGGCTGCTCAGCGTATGAGAATAAAAATGGAACGAGAGGTTCTCTCTGAGTATAACCTTTCATGGACGGCTTTTGACTTGTTACATAATCTTTGGATATGGGAACCGATGGAAATGAGGAAGGTAGCTAAACTGATGGGGGTTACTGTAGCTACCGTAAGCAGTATTACAAACACATTGGAACGAAAAGAATTATGTGTGCGAGTAGCAGACCAAAGAGACCGAAGGTTAGTGCAACTAAAGCTTACATCTTTAGGCAAAGAAGTAATCGAAGATTTATACCCAAAATTCAATAAAGGAGAAATAGAAATTGTAAAAGGGTTAACCGAAGAAGAAGGTAAAGTTATTACGGAGTTATTAAGAAAAATTAACAGGAATATGGATTACCTTGTTGATTGAATCACTAAATACTTCCTATATACATCTGATTTGATACATCGACAAGTTTTTATGGTGGGAAGGTAAGAAAAGAAGGAAGGGCGGTGGGCCAACCTCTTCTTTTTTCCGAATCTCCTCCTTCCAACCACACTCCCCTGTCAAAATATCAAGTGTAATTTATATAGTAGATGATAATAGTGATGGGGCTGTTAACAAAAAAAGTACATTGCTTAATTTTCAGCAGCCCCATTTAAAAACATCTTAGTTCGGAGGAGTAATAACTTTTTATTATTACTTCCTTTATGTTAACGTGGGTGTCTTATCTGTCCGCGGATTTCCCCATTCGGATGTGCCTCAGTATGGACATTCACATAAGCGTTACCATTACGCATCTCTCTCAAGAGTGTAGACAATGATTGTCTAGCTAAAGGCCCGACTAAATTTGCACTTGTTAATGTTCCCGTTACTATGCCTCTATCTACAGTAATTCCTCTGCTAACAGGACCAAAAAGAAATACGACGATGGGACCGTTCATCCCTCTTCGACCTAAATGAATATGTGCCTGTGTAACGTTCCTTATATTCCTAACAACCAATGTAAATCTTAACCTTCTACCATCATTACTAAGCTGAAAATTAGCTACACCACTTGCATTGGTTCGTACTCTTGGAACTTCTTCCGATCCTCTTAAACGCGCGGAAAATCTCCTCATTATCGTTCTCCTCCTAAAAAATAAGATATAGTAATTTATTCTTTGAGAATCACTACTGCTTGTACGATTACCTATTATTCAGCACAGGTATTTGGGAGCTTATCCCGAGGGAAACGGGGACTATGATAACATACATTATTGCAAATGGAGCTTCTCGGGTTGCAAAAGGAAGAACTGCTTGATAATATCGTGTATGCTTGGGGTGCTATTTACTTGGCTGATGTGGAAAATGTAAATTTATTCATTTAATAAAGTTAGAAAAATCACGGTTTGAACATTGAGAATGAAATGGACATTGGGCCGAATCGTTGTGCTGTTCGATAACGTAATTACAGAATAGGGGTGTTTTTTTGAGTCAATTTGTTAATCCATGGGATGCCCGTTTCCAAGCCGACGAGTATGTGTATGGAACAAACCCAAATGTTTTTTTAACAGAGGCTATGCATCACCTTATTCCTAAAGGAGAGACGTTAGCTATTGCTGAAGGAGAAGGGCGAAACGCTGTATTCTTAGCTGAACACAATTTTAATGTAACAGCATGGGATTACGCACCTTCCGGCCTGGAGAAAACGAAAGAGTTAGCAGCTAAACGAGGGGTACCTGTTTATACAGAGCTTGTAGATTTAAGTACAGCTAGATGGGAAGAAGAGAAATGGAATCAGATTGTATGTATCTTTGGTCATTTCCCAACTCCACTTCGACTAAAAACGTTGGAGTCAGTCAAGAATGCTGTTAGACCAGGCGGTTTGTATGTAAGTGAGGTTTATTCTGTACATCAACCACCGTATAATAGCGGAGGTCCTAAAGAGGTAGATTTATTATACCGACCCGAAGAATTTTTACAGATTTTTAATGATTGGAAAATTATACACTTTTTTATGGGTGAAGTTATACGTTATGAAGGGAACCTGCATAATGGTTTATCTCACGTCATTCAATTTGTTGGTCAAAAATCATAAAGGTAGTACAACCTTACAAAAAATTAGAAATGACTCTTCAATACAGGGGAAGAGTCATTTCTGATGAAAATATGGGTGGACGGCAGAAAGTGATGAGCGCAGACAAGAGATTCATAATTATGGCAAGTCGCTGA
Protein-coding sequences here:
- a CDS encoding FAD synthetase family protein; the encoded protein is MKVIHLSYPLSPSFVTDFSSIAIGYFDGVHYGHQGVIKEAVRYAKKTGLKSAVMTFDPHPRQLFGNNNYTASITPLPDKLRIFENLGVDITYVVSFCQVFSKISPLDFVEQFLLPLRATSVTVGFDFSFGYRGAAGPYDLQNLAKERFRVEIISSINSSHEKISSTNIRKALQDGDIEKINNYLGREYTISGKLKGSNGELFLTRPFLLPQAGEYWVKIYALNRWVYSRLKIYNSLYKKYENGKYQAQLFLLTKDLLPISETIEVRFISLSHAEQIQDENETNLPLEKMSYQR
- a CDS encoding CHRD domain-containing protein; translated protein: MRRFSARLRGSEEVPRVRTNASGVANFQLSNDGRRLRFTLVVRNIRNVTQAHIHLGRRGMNGPIVVFLFGPVSRGITVDRGIVTGTLTSANLVGPLARQSLSTLLREMRNGNAYVNVHTEAHPNGEIRGQIRHPR
- a CDS encoding MarR family transcriptional regulator gives rise to the protein MYSFEEKLLPEELAILNRLTNHSLNFEAMAVVTNLYRAAQRLRTKMERDVLSKYNISWTAFTLLYNLWIWGSMEPRKLAKSMGVTVAAVSSMTNTLERKQWCKREANLRDRRLVLVTLTDEGKKVIEELYPEFNQGEADVVADLDREEQKILTQLLRRVNKKIED
- a CDS encoding 4-hydroxyphenylacetate 3-hydroxylase family protein, coding for MAIRTGKQFLEDLKKDGREIWLDGELVKDVTTHPAFKGAAEQVAKLFDLQHEFPEIMTTTSSETGERFGITHLIPRSKEDIKRIRKAMKIWAEASVGLMGRSPDYMNVTFACFAGHADVWARRGNEQGAQNLINYQKYVRDNDLIMTHSIINPQVDRSVSEAEQGGGEISLHKVGETEDSIIVRGARMLATLTPFADELTVYPGSDIRLQDKKYAICFAVPMNTPGLKFICRDSYSKDRNNFDYPLSSRFDEMDAVVIFDDVHVPKDRVFMDGDTIGYSEVIGEGYWRNYIILQAMNRALTKLEFAFGLGHMIADTTGVNTFDHVQEKLGEIWNMMEMTRAGVIAAEEGAFEVGGKGVWAPNDQPLLALRGLMPKWIPRATELLKIIGGGGFMLTPTSKDLDGPLSAEIAKYYQARNADAEKRIRLFRLGWDFIGSDLAGRGDLYERFYLSDSFRMTALNYKVADKTHPEMLVKQFLQEPVKQLQPTK
- a CDS encoding MarR family winged helix-turn-helix transcriptional regulator codes for the protein MLEDNFLSEEKDIIRRLHGKPYDFEAMTIVSNLYRAAQRMRIKMEREVLSEYNLSWTAFDLLHNLWIWEPMEMRKVAKLMGVTVATVSSITNTLERKELCVRVADQRDRRLVQLKLTSLGKEVIEDLYPKFNKGEIEIVKGLTEEEGKVITELLRKINRNMDYLVD
- a CDS encoding APC family permease; this encodes MKVETTSNSAISIENTINSSGPRQTEGLRRVLKTRDLVIFGMVFMAPVSAQTLYGSLAQVSNGHAVLSYVIGLIAMIFTAYSYGRMTEAFPIAGSTYTYTSRAIHPYLGFIAGWSMLLDYVLIPMLLYKLSAVYAIELFPSVPLWFMLLVFVVPVTIFNCIGTEVASKVNILMTGIMIVSILLFVGFAIKALLHGIGVGSIFSIQGIYNAQTFTWNSLIGGASIAVLSFLGFDAVTTMAEDSNVTGKIVGKAAVLSCVISAVLYIIQVYFATIVFPDFQSFKSADTAFFEITTVVGGSGLAIVLALIISLSGISTALAGQAAASRLLYGMGREQVLPKLFAHIHPKYKTPAYSILFMAVIGYIGAVAIDLSVMFLIIVFGALIGFLCVNLSVFIEYFVKRKKRNFSGFIFYVLCPLFGLFVCAYILWGMDRIGHIVGFSWLLVGFIYLSITSKGFSKKVNVFKDDSF
- a CDS encoding class I SAM-dependent methyltransferase, which encodes MSQFVNPWDARFQADEYVYGTNPNVFLTEAMHHLIPKGETLAIAEGEGRNAVFLAEHNFNVTAWDYAPSGLEKTKELAAKRGVPVYTELVDLSTARWEEEKWNQIVCIFGHFPTPLRLKTLESVKNAVRPGGLYVSEVYSVHQPPYNSGGPKEVDLLYRPEEFLQIFNDWKIIHFFMGEVIRYEGNLHNGLSHVIQFVGQKS